In the Styela clava chromosome 8, kaStyClav1.hap1.2, whole genome shotgun sequence genome, one interval contains:
- the LOC120345527 gene encoding uncharacterized protein LOC120345527, whose amino-acid sequence MPRSRSRSPRRSYDRYSRDRRKRSRSPYQGGSNRRHRSRSPRRRQRSKSRTPPPRRPRSPFGRQYHGRKPEEEAHRVPANPANITLGGSLGVTGGKKKAKKKKLQNQQLLMANMSEDMTDEDKMMQQIMGFQGFDTTKNKKVEGNNVYAINKKVERKYRQYMNRKGGFNRPLEFMP is encoded by the exons ATGCCTCGTTCAAGATCTAGAAGCCCAAGAAGGAGTTATG ATCGCTATAGCAGAGATCGGAGAAAACGTAGTCGATCTCCATATCAAGGTGGATCAAATAGAAGACATCGATCCAGATCACCAAGAAGAAGACAAAGATCAAAATCAAGAACTCCTCCACCAAGAAGGCCTCGCTCACCTTTTGGGAGACAATATCA TGGACGGAAGCCAGAAGAAGAAGCACACAGAGTACCAGCGAATCCAGCAAATATAACACTGGGTGGAAGTTTAGGGGTGACTGGAGGAAAGAAAAAAGCAAAGAAGAAGAAATTACAGAATCAACAGTTGC TAATGGCAAACATGTCGGAAGATATGACGGATGAAGATAAGATGATGCAACAAATTATGGGATTCCAAGGATTTGACACAACGAAG aataaaaaagttgaaggaaaCAATGTTTATGCAATTAATAAGAAAGTTGAAAGGAAATATAG GCAATATATGAACAGAAAAGGTGGATTCAACAGACCCCTAGAATTCATGCCATGA
- the LOC120345525 gene encoding uncharacterized protein LOC120345525 isoform X2 — MDSEIRLTAYSSDVAISALQKQCGICKEAAGKYTCPRCNVSYCSLGCFKHQTHSGCSESFYKDCFVQEMKQSRASDAEKLRIMKMLKNFEDENKKDDDPTEILEERLKNVNLDDSDEVWSRLTPDEREEFKRNMQNGSLVKEWSPWWLYHDTNLVTEIDSVKQNTKDRSPVPQYNLQVKRIEELLRASTFLCKGITLQSCSESVQSAMDGCTTVQEELNSTEREGVETILDTYHILLGSHKNDPSNYSIAGISELHTTCKSLKSSIKKKEFCSNIDSKDIFKIMKKLEFLLAWITDYKVRLLPLALEVFGIYKDRLKFHKEHESHKEATNKSRSLAREPKKKKVIIEEIR; from the exons ATGGATTCGGAGATTCGATTGACGGCTTACAGTAGTGATGTTGCAATCTCAG CGCTTCAGAAGCAATGTGGAATATGTAAAGAAGCCGCAGGAAAATACACATGTCCTCGATGCAATGTTTCTTATTGCTCTCTCGGATGTTTCAAACACCAAACACATTCTGGATGTTCAGAATCTTTCTATAAAGATTGTTTTGTCCAAGAAATGAAGCAAAGTCGAGCAAGTGATGCAGAAAAATTAAGAATTAtgaaaatgctgaaaaattttgaagacgaAAAT AAGAAAGACGACGATCCTACAGAAATATTGGAAGAAAGATTGAAGAACGTGAATTTAGATGACAGTGATGAAGTTTGGAGTCGGCTCACTCCTGATGAACGGGAGGAGTTCAAAAGAAATATGCAAAATGGAAGCTTGGTAAAAGAATGGTCGCCATGGTGGTTGTACCATGACACAAACCTTGTTACAGAAATAG ATTCAGTAAAGCAGAACACAAAAGATAGGAGTCCTGTACCACAATATAATCTGCAAGTGAAGAGGATCGAAGAACTCCTACGAG CATCAACATTTTTGTGTAAAGGAATTACGTTACAGAGCTGCTCTGAATCGGTCCAATCTGCCATGGATGGATGTACAACAGTACAAGAGGAATTGAATAGTACAGAAAGAGAAGGTGTTGAGACCATTTTAGACACTTATCACATCTTGCTTGGATCTCACAAAAATGACCCTTCCAATTATTCAATAGCGGGAATTTCAGAACTTCATACTACATGTAAATCACTCAAAAGTAGTATAAAGAAAAAAGAATTCTGTAGCAACATTGACTCGAAAGACATtttcaaaatcatgaaaaaacTAGAATTTCTTTTAGCTTGGATAACAGACTATAAAGTGCGATTGCTTCCTTTAGCATTAGAGGTTTTTGGTATTTACAAAGATAGATTGAAGTTTCATAAAGAACATGAATCTCATAAAGAGGCTACTAATAAATCAAGAAGCCTGGCAAGGGAACCGAAGAAAAAGAAAGTTATTATTGAGGAAATAAGATAG
- the LOC120345525 gene encoding zinc finger HIT domain-containing protein 2-like isoform X1 — protein MDSEIRLTAYSSDVAISALQKQCGICKEAAGKYTCPRCNVSYCSLGCFKHQTHSGCSESFYKDCFVQEMKQSRASDAEKLRIMKMLKNFEDENKKDDDPTEILEERLKNVNLDDSDEVWSRLTPDEREEFKRNMQNGSLVKEWSPWWLYHDTNLVTEIDSVKQNTKDRSPVPQYNLQVKRIEELLRGSNPSILVGNNLVNVLFCYVYFCRRYNGNVKEFSCEFAHDIISASTFLCKGITLQSCSESVQSAMDGCTTVQEELNSTEREGVETILDTYHILLGSHKNDPSNYSIAGISELHTTCKSLKSSIKKKEFCSNIDSKDIFKIMKKLEFLLAWITDYKVRLLPLALEVFGIYKDRLKFHKEHESHKEATNKSRSLAREPKKKKVIIEEIR, from the exons ATGGATTCGGAGATTCGATTGACGGCTTACAGTAGTGATGTTGCAATCTCAG CGCTTCAGAAGCAATGTGGAATATGTAAAGAAGCCGCAGGAAAATACACATGTCCTCGATGCAATGTTTCTTATTGCTCTCTCGGATGTTTCAAACACCAAACACATTCTGGATGTTCAGAATCTTTCTATAAAGATTGTTTTGTCCAAGAAATGAAGCAAAGTCGAGCAAGTGATGCAGAAAAATTAAGAATTAtgaaaatgctgaaaaattttgaagacgaAAAT AAGAAAGACGACGATCCTACAGAAATATTGGAAGAAAGATTGAAGAACGTGAATTTAGATGACAGTGATGAAGTTTGGAGTCGGCTCACTCCTGATGAACGGGAGGAGTTCAAAAGAAATATGCAAAATGGAAGCTTGGTAAAAGAATGGTCGCCATGGTGGTTGTACCATGACACAAACCTTGTTACAGAAATAG ATTCAGTAAAGCAGAACACAAAAGATAGGAGTCCTGTACCACAATATAATCTGCAAGTGAAGAGGATCGAAGAACTCCTACGAGGTAGCAATCCTTCAATTCTAGTGGGAAACAATCTTGTCAATGTTCTTTTCTGCTACGTATATTTTTGTCGCCGATACAATGGAAATGTAAAGGAATTTTCATGTGAATTTGCTCATGATATCATTTCAGCATCAACATTTTTGTGTAAAGGAATTACGTTACAGAGCTGCTCTGAATCGGTCCAATCTGCCATGGATGGATGTACAACAGTACAAGAGGAATTGAATAGTACAGAAAGAGAAGGTGTTGAGACCATTTTAGACACTTATCACATCTTGCTTGGATCTCACAAAAATGACCCTTCCAATTATTCAATAGCGGGAATTTCAGAACTTCATACTACATGTAAATCACTCAAAAGTAGTATAAAGAAAAAAGAATTCTGTAGCAACATTGACTCGAAAGACATtttcaaaatcatgaaaaaacTAGAATTTCTTTTAGCTTGGATAACAGACTATAAAGTGCGATTGCTTCCTTTAGCATTAGAGGTTTTTGGTATTTACAAAGATAGATTGAAGTTTCATAAAGAACATGAATCTCATAAAGAGGCTACTAATAAATCAAGAAGCCTGGCAAGGGAACCGAAGAAAAAGAAAGTTATTATTGAGGAAATAAGATAG